The segment ATCGGCGCTCGTCATCTTCATCACGGCCGGCGCGATGCTGCTGCTCGATCGCGTGTACGGCCTCAACCGCATCCTGATCGGCCAACATTGATGACGACGACACCCGTTTTTCGTCCAGCCGCCACCGCGATCGACGATGCTCAGTTCGTACGCCTGGCCGAATGCGACCGCCCGAGCGTTGCCTTCTCGCTCGACGGCCGGCCCGCGCAGGCACTCGCTGGCGATACCGTGCTGACGGCGATCCTCCTCGCCCAGCGCCGCGTGCGCACGAGCGAATTCGGCGGGAGGCCGCGCGCCGGCTTCTGCCTGATCGGCGCATGCCAGGACTGCTGGGTACGCACGGAAGACGGCGCCCGCGTGCGCGCCTGTTCCACGCCGATCGCGGACGGCATGCGGATCCTGACCGACGCGCCCGGGGCAACCAGCGGGGGCGTGCGATGAACGGCACGCTCAAGCCCGTGATCGTCGGCGCTGGGCCGGCCGGCGTGCGGGCGGCGGAAGCGCTCGTCGACGCGGGGCTGCGCCCGGTCGTGATCGACGAGAACGCCCGCTGGGGCGGGCAAATCTATCGGCAGCCGCCAGCCGACGGCGGCTTTGTGCGCGGCAAAGCCGCGCT is part of the Trinickia caryophylli genome and harbors:
- a CDS encoding (2Fe-2S)-binding protein encodes the protein MTTTPVFRPAATAIDDAQFVRLAECDRPSVAFSLDGRPAQALAGDTVLTAILLAQRRVRTSEFGGRPRAGFCLIGACQDCWVRTEDGARVRACSTPIADGMRILTDAPGATSGGVR